A single Fluviispira vulneris DNA region contains:
- a CDS encoding 4-hydroxy-tetrahydrodipicolinate reductase — translation MYIGLIGATGRLGTLTAEILDQEKASYVKISRNMLATVENFRSLLSDLPTDMLLLDLSLPAGTLNLCNIINILDTKSLEKLCALVIGTTGHNVIEKEAIQKCSTKLPICMVSNFSKGIFLFEQLLKAKTTSGLNVSELARRLGFDLSIHEIHHTQKKDAPSGTAITLADASSVNHERISSSRVGKVVGEHSLILSHNSESLQITHTAHSRRLFAEGAIELCKNIYKNRPKPGLLRTEDFFI, via the coding sequence ATGTATATTGGTTTGATTGGAGCGACTGGTCGACTTGGAACACTCACTGCAGAGATACTCGATCAAGAAAAAGCTTCCTATGTTAAGATTTCCCGAAATATGTTGGCAACCGTTGAAAATTTCAGATCTTTATTGTCTGATCTTCCTACTGATATGCTCTTACTCGACCTGAGCCTTCCTGCTGGAACATTAAATTTATGTAATATAATTAATATTTTAGACACAAAGTCTCTTGAAAAGTTGTGTGCGCTCGTAATTGGAACAACGGGGCACAACGTCATAGAGAAAGAAGCTATTCAAAAGTGCTCTACAAAGCTTCCTATTTGCATGGTCTCAAATTTCTCAAAGGGAATATTCTTATTTGAGCAGCTCTTAAAAGCAAAAACCACATCAGGCCTTAATGTAAGCGAACTTGCTCGAAGACTTGGCTTCGATCTCTCAATTCATGAGATTCATCATACACAAAAGAAAGATGCTCCCAGTGGAACAGCTATAACCTTAGCAGATGCCTCATCTGTGAATCATGAAAGAATATCTTCTTCGCGGGTTGGAAAAGTCGTCGGTGAACATAGTCTTATATTAAGCCACAATAGTGAAAGTTTGCAAATTACGCACACAGCTCATTCACGAAGACTCTTTGCAGAGGGAGCTATTGAACTTTGTAAAAATATATATAAAAATCGACCCAAGCCAGGTCTATTGCGCACAGAAGATTTTTTTATTTAA
- a CDS encoding alpha/beta fold hydrolase — MFQERAENIKSFDGNELFFRVYTPAKKEQRESKLDGVVLAVHGFGEHSGRYAHVARAVCSKNLAFAIFDIRGHGKSGPTRGDAENLHAMVLDVIFMTNHVKEILGLTKQKNSFFGLFGHSFGSLLATYAAAHLADSCPPLFLSSPCYGVKQNIPVWKKFLATKVAKFLPNLVAPIGIPPNSLSNNPENNEAARHDHLILTHITARMGSTFLGALDEKKIVQAIRLIRAPVTVIAASDDKLVKIEVTKKCVPYFSHNDSSFKVIEGAGHEIFNETEQCRSQAISDLLKWIEKSG; from the coding sequence ATGTTTCAAGAACGTGCAGAAAATATAAAAAGTTTCGATGGAAATGAACTCTTTTTTCGTGTCTACACTCCTGCAAAAAAAGAACAGAGGGAGTCAAAACTAGATGGAGTCGTTCTTGCCGTTCATGGTTTTGGTGAACACAGTGGACGATATGCGCATGTCGCAAGAGCTGTCTGCTCGAAAAATCTTGCCTTTGCAATTTTTGATATCCGAGGGCATGGTAAATCGGGACCAACACGTGGGGATGCTGAAAATTTACATGCGATGGTTTTAGACGTGATATTTATGACAAATCATGTTAAGGAAATTCTTGGTTTAACAAAACAAAAGAATTCTTTTTTTGGTTTGTTTGGCCACAGTTTTGGCTCATTACTTGCAACTTATGCAGCAGCGCATTTGGCAGACTCTTGTCCACCGCTTTTTTTAAGTTCGCCATGTTATGGGGTTAAGCAAAATATACCCGTTTGGAAAAAATTTCTTGCCACAAAAGTTGCAAAGTTTCTTCCTAATTTGGTGGCTCCTATTGGAATTCCTCCCAATTCCTTATCCAACAATCCCGAGAATAATGAGGCGGCACGGCATGATCATTTAATTTTAACCCATATAACTGCGAGAATGGGAAGCACATTCCTAGGAGCCCTTGATGAAAAGAAAATTGTCCAAGCAATTCGTCTTATCCGAGCCCCTGTCACAGTTATTGCCGCTTCGGATGACAAACTCGTAAAAATTGAAGTGACAAAAAAATGCGTACCCTATTTTTCTCATAATGACAGTTCATTCAAAGTCATTGAAGGGGCGGGGCATGAGATTTTTAATGAAACAGAACAATGTCGATCACAAGCTATATCCGATCTCTTAAAATGGATTGAAAAAAGTGGTTGA
- a CDS encoding response regulator, translating into MNDNLSENEILRAFVTNSKQKIQELNGVATILMKEGPKPEFFDAIYRASSAIKNFAATCNQNQIVYYIVSVIDVQFNQLRLERKEITETVKHEIKENIQTLKDMILKLSNDTSTKETDDDSYTDISENHLGMYVAIGQLSVWSFHDMMNAFAKIHGYTELLDDIVQHIPKTFSQVHSELHVVKEKLISNTEYMTGIVNRIRSLRGKTKLIMKEHNIRSIVQKIQDLTQQPRKTLQWSTLQIPSVNVQVDYIIFEQMWVHLWRLLTEWQIPGKSVQSLCLGKIEKNKFPGNPKFKNQLNLYIWLESNDISKVNPEEIKYNDKTEHSDIANIFLYTAKTAERIQCEVLYGKTSDGVPIFRVSLSCDDILHAVSETTGNAVPQPLHATEENKNLVPLKYVLIVDDEKDLRSILSLKISKLGYGVCAASTIQEARELTKQKDIKLILSDLYLNNESGIELMKEFKQSFPSTPFIFITGADADDIPNSIMEIMTKYSSGFLAKPISNQTLKDMLDKNLPLI; encoded by the coding sequence ATGAACGATAATTTATCTGAAAATGAAATTCTTCGTGCTTTCGTAACAAATTCAAAACAGAAGATCCAGGAACTCAATGGAGTTGCTACCATTTTAATGAAAGAAGGACCAAAACCTGAATTTTTTGATGCAATATATCGAGCGAGTTCTGCAATTAAAAATTTTGCTGCAACCTGTAATCAAAATCAAATAGTTTATTATATTGTAAGTGTAATCGATGTTCAATTTAATCAATTACGTTTAGAACGAAAAGAAATTACTGAGACAGTTAAACATGAAATAAAAGAAAATATTCAAACATTAAAAGATATGATTTTAAAACTATCAAATGATACTTCAACTAAAGAAACAGATGATGACAGCTATACAGATATTAGTGAAAATCACCTTGGCATGTATGTTGCAATTGGTCAATTGAGTGTCTGGAGTTTTCACGACATGATGAATGCTTTTGCAAAAATACATGGATATACAGAACTTTTAGATGACATTGTTCAGCATATCCCAAAAACATTTTCACAAGTTCATAGTGAACTGCATGTTGTTAAAGAAAAGCTTATCTCAAATACCGAATATATGACAGGAATAGTTAATCGTATTCGCTCTTTACGTGGTAAAACAAAACTTATTATGAAAGAGCATAATATTCGAAGCATTGTGCAAAAAATTCAAGATTTAACTCAACAACCTCGTAAAACTTTGCAATGGTCTACCTTACAAATTCCAAGCGTGAATGTACAAGTGGACTATATTATTTTTGAGCAGATGTGGGTTCATCTTTGGCGGCTTCTCACGGAATGGCAGATCCCTGGAAAAAGTGTACAATCCTTGTGTCTAGGAAAAATTGAAAAAAATAAATTTCCGGGCAATCCAAAATTTAAAAACCAACTGAATTTATATATTTGGTTAGAATCTAATGATATATCTAAAGTAAATCCTGAAGAAATAAAATACAATGATAAAACAGAGCATTCAGATATAGCAAATATCTTTTTGTACACAGCAAAAACAGCCGAACGTATTCAATGCGAAGTCTTATATGGTAAAACTTCAGATGGTGTTCCTATATTTAGAGTTTCTCTTTCATGCGATGATATTTTGCATGCAGTCTCTGAAACAACTGGAAACGCTGTTCCTCAACCACTACATGCAACCGAAGAAAATAAAAATTTAGTTCCATTAAAATATGTTCTTATTGTTGATGATGAAAAAGATCTTCGTTCAATATTAAGTTTGAAGATAAGTAAACTAGGCTATGGCGTTTGCGCAGCTTCCACAATTCAAGAAGCTCGTGAATTAACTAAACAAAAAGATATAAAACTTATTCTATCCGATTTATATTTAAATAATGAAAGCGGAATTGAATTAATGAAAGAATTTAAGCAAAGTTTTCCATCGACACCATTTATTTTTATTACGGGTGCAGATGCAGATGATATACCAAACTCTATCATGGAAATTATGACAAAATATTCTTCAGGATTCTTAGCAAAGCCAATTTCTAATCAAACTTTAAAGGACATGCTTGATAAAAATTTACCACTCATCTAA
- the flgG gene encoding flagellar basal-body rod protein FlgG — MLRSLNTAATGMDSQQRLIDTLSNNMANVNTIGFKGSKAYFHDLLYQNIRAPGLQTTTGTIAPSGIQIGNGSKLVSVEKSFDEGAIKITNKDTDMAIMGKGFFRIQLPDGNIAYTRDGTFRRSADGRIVTSEGLPLLPEIVVPANTLHLGITLDGVVSAKVSGEYEPRNLGQIQLANFINPAGLNSMGRNLYTATPASGEALVSIPGENGVGTIDQGELETSNVNIVEEMVQLIVGQRAYELNSKVIKTGDEMLASTNQMK; from the coding sequence ATGCTTCGCAGTTTAAACACAGCAGCGACAGGTATGGACTCTCAACAAAGATTGATTGACACACTTTCCAACAATATGGCCAACGTCAATACAATTGGATTTAAGGGGAGTAAAGCGTATTTCCATGATCTGCTCTATCAAAATATTCGCGCTCCGGGACTGCAAACAACGACAGGAACAATCGCACCAAGTGGTATTCAAATCGGGAATGGTTCAAAACTTGTCTCGGTTGAAAAGTCCTTCGATGAAGGCGCAATAAAAATCACAAACAAAGACACAGACATGGCTATAATGGGCAAAGGATTTTTTAGGATTCAACTGCCCGATGGCAACATAGCATATACACGTGATGGAACCTTTCGGCGCAGTGCAGATGGAAGAATTGTTACATCGGAAGGATTGCCATTGTTACCAGAAATCGTTGTACCAGCAAATACATTGCATTTAGGCATAACACTTGACGGAGTCGTTTCAGCTAAAGTCAGTGGAGAATATGAGCCTCGCAATTTAGGCCAAATTCAATTGGCAAATTTCATAAATCCTGCAGGTTTAAACTCTATGGGCCGTAACCTTTACACAGCCACTCCTGCATCTGGTGAAGCATTAGTTTCAATACCAGGTGAAAATGGTGTGGGTACAATTGATCAAGGCGAACTTGAAACGAGTAACGTCAATATCGTAGAAGAAATGGTGCAATTGATTGTTGGACAACGTGCTTATGAATTGAATAGTAAAGTCATAAAAACGGGCGATGAAATGTTAG
- a CDS encoding SpoIIE family protein phosphatase: MRLTAKILSWILGSTLVVMLTFASLAIYMLEKNLRAEALNSHKLIYTLFVPSVTRYLWEFDISGIRETLSNIIENNYAYKIYIFDSDSSLVTYLGKDPKSEKISNNYDKNKENEIKEIITPEKKKKLENKLLKSEESFLYQDNLPNETSRIIGSMIHRKKANAEPTVIGYFVLDYSTSNIANAIRAMIRNVVFLALAITVMIVFSIGLLLRKTLINSILRLSQASLNISRGKFIKIPERLGSRDEMKDLVKNFNIMSSQIEENQDNLKNLAEEGMKVSSTFSIEDLGKQLSESLEKIAKRKLNTEFYVIHYLLQFTSTEGFHEILKADETGEDNFLALDNIEDEPLGRKRFYIKDNGTGEVSAIIQIDDIRQIYQFSYNAAESVYSAIRALQISVSNALDNIRFIKEQKEQQRLIGEQETARLVQNNLMPKSDFRVIGDFELANHFEAADKCAGDWWNYYTLTNDRLLLLLGDVTGHGTASALLTAVVKGYCDSIHTQPFITTKAILSQLDAVVRNSGDGNKVMTMFAAVLDPINKTIEFSNAAHNFPITIKKKQGKNTLSKLIAQGKPLGFDMTPTAELSSQNYEQRNVVLENGDALIIYSDGLIEALNNSGEEFSEKRLKMIILNKAESSVTEIKNEIIKEFRDFTFPNKLMDDVTFIVCRFKKIEDA, from the coding sequence ATGAGGTTAACTGCAAAAATACTTTCATGGATACTAGGTTCAACATTAGTAGTCATGCTTACTTTTGCAAGTTTAGCTATTTATATGCTTGAAAAAAATTTGAGAGCAGAAGCATTAAATTCACACAAACTTATTTATACATTATTCGTTCCTTCAGTTACCCGTTACTTATGGGAATTTGATATATCAGGAATCAGAGAAACTCTTTCAAATATTATCGAAAATAATTATGCTTATAAAATATATATATTTGATTCCGATTCATCTCTTGTCACATATTTAGGAAAGGATCCTAAAAGCGAGAAAATATCTAATAATTATGATAAAAACAAAGAAAACGAAATAAAAGAAATCATCACGCCAGAGAAAAAGAAAAAGTTGGAAAATAAGCTTTTAAAAAGTGAAGAAAGCTTTTTATACCAAGACAATCTCCCAAATGAAACATCGAGAATTATCGGCAGTATGATTCACCGAAAAAAAGCCAATGCGGAACCAACTGTTATCGGTTATTTTGTGTTAGATTATTCCACTTCAAATATTGCAAATGCAATTCGTGCCATGATCCGCAATGTCGTATTTCTTGCATTAGCAATTACAGTTATGATCGTGTTTTCTATAGGACTTCTGTTAAGAAAAACTTTAATCAATTCCATTTTAAGACTCAGTCAAGCAAGTTTAAATATCTCTCGCGGAAAATTTATAAAAATTCCGGAAAGACTTGGCAGTCGAGATGAGATGAAAGATCTTGTCAAAAACTTTAATATAATGAGCTCACAAATCGAGGAAAATCAAGATAACCTCAAAAATTTAGCGGAAGAAGGTATGAAAGTTTCCAGTACCTTTTCTATTGAAGATCTAGGAAAACAGTTATCAGAATCTCTAGAAAAAATAGCAAAGAGAAAATTAAATACTGAGTTTTATGTTATACATTATTTATTACAATTTACATCGACAGAAGGTTTTCATGAAATATTAAAAGCCGATGAAACAGGTGAGGATAATTTTTTAGCGTTAGATAATATTGAAGATGAACCTCTGGGAAGAAAAAGATTCTATATCAAAGACAATGGAACAGGAGAAGTCAGTGCAATAATTCAAATTGATGATATTCGCCAGATCTATCAATTCTCCTACAATGCAGCAGAATCAGTTTACAGTGCGATCAGAGCTCTCCAGATCAGTGTATCAAATGCGCTTGATAATATCCGATTTATTAAAGAGCAAAAGGAACAACAAAGACTCATTGGTGAGCAAGAAACAGCTCGGCTTGTACAAAATAATCTTATGCCTAAGTCAGATTTTAGAGTGATAGGTGATTTTGAATTGGCAAATCACTTTGAAGCTGCAGACAAATGCGCAGGAGATTGGTGGAATTATTATACTTTAACGAATGATAGGTTGTTACTTTTGTTAGGAGATGTGACTGGTCACGGCACAGCGAGTGCTCTCTTAACGGCAGTTGTAAAAGGGTATTGTGATTCCATTCATACACAACCATTTATAACAACCAAAGCAATCTTATCTCAACTCGACGCAGTCGTACGCAATAGTGGAGACGGCAATAAAGTCATGACCATGTTTGCAGCAGTCCTAGATCCTATCAATAAAACTATTGAGTTTTCAAATGCAGCTCATAATTTCCCCATAACAATTAAAAAGAAACAAGGAAAAAATACTTTGTCGAAACTCATTGCTCAAGGCAAACCACTCGGCTTTGATATGACACCGACAGCTGAACTGTCATCTCAGAATTATGAGCAAAGAAATGTAGTACTTGAAAACGGTGATGCATTGATTATATATTCGGATGGATTAATTGAAGCTCTGAATAATTCTGGCGAAGAATTTAGTGAAAAAAGATTAAAAATGATCATTCTGAATAAAGCAGAAAGTAGTGTAACAGAAATAAAAAATGAAATCATAAAAGAATTCAGAGATTTCACTTTTCCAAATAAACTTATGGATGATGTTACCTTTATAGTTTGCCGCTTTAAAAAAATAGAAGATGCTTAA
- a CDS encoding DUF6588 family protein yields MFFKKKSPQRKSISILSLSFSLFMTQEIYATSLDYQFTAQPSQSDYDNIVRPIVNSTRFQFMSFPGASAGRIIPLSISVGAGATYFDVSSSTKTSLSNYTNGSANFPTSIVYPRIIAQLGIPFGLDVALNYAQIPNSNIELSGVALQYAFKPKLLPLSFALRAGYTQIANYAPFTASSTNAELLIGLAVPFLKPYLGAGANWSNASTNADFTSNGVTVHVSQSSAWTEFYGMGGLHVSLIPFIGIDFNAQISSSQTIYNAKLSLDI; encoded by the coding sequence ATGTTTTTTAAAAAAAAATCCCCGCAAAGAAAATCAATATCTATACTTAGCCTATCTTTTTCTTTGTTTATGACTCAAGAAATTTATGCAACATCCCTCGATTATCAATTTACGGCACAACCATCTCAAAGTGACTATGACAATATTGTACGCCCTATTGTAAATTCCACCCGTTTTCAATTCATGTCTTTTCCTGGAGCATCGGCAGGTAGAATAATTCCACTCTCAATCTCTGTTGGAGCAGGAGCAACATATTTTGATGTTTCGAGTTCAACCAAAACGTCTTTAAGTAACTACACAAATGGCAGCGCTAATTTTCCAACATCCATCGTTTATCCTCGTATTATAGCTCAATTAGGTATACCATTTGGCTTGGATGTAGCGTTGAACTATGCACAAATACCAAATAGTAATATTGAATTATCTGGGGTCGCATTACAATATGCATTCAAGCCAAAACTATTACCACTATCGTTTGCTTTGCGAGCAGGATATACGCAAATAGCAAATTATGCACCGTTTACAGCTTCTTCTACAAATGCAGAATTATTAATTGGTTTAGCTGTTCCATTTTTGAAACCATATTTGGGTGCAGGAGCAAATTGGTCAAACGCAAGTACAAATGCAGATTTCACAAGCAATGGTGTTACAGTTCATGTTTCACAAAGTTCAGCTTGGACAGAATTTTATGGAATGGGCGGCCTTCATGTTTCCTTAATTCCGTTTATTGGAATTGATTTTAATGCACAAATTTCCAGTTCACAAACAATTTATAATGCAAAACTTTCATTAGATATTTAA
- the abc-f gene encoding ribosomal protection-like ABC-F family protein → MIRIENLTKGYAAKTLFQNTTYHFPEAERVALVGPNGAGKSTLLNIICGIDEADSGQILKPAKVNLGYLPQEPNAHPKATLLEECVNGAIKLRELKKQLDHILEQMEENYSEEVHKKYEKIENDFREAGGYALEARAKGILLGLGFQDFLFSKNPKELSGGWRMRLELARVFLNDPDFLVLDEPTNHLDLPSLIWVEKFLQSFQGTLLFVSHDRALLNRLSTVTLHLNNGKLTPYKGNFDSFLEQREHRLELEAAQADRLKKRMEEVQRFVDRFKAKASKAKQAQSRVKMLARMKELEGTFDLDNAADEISFSLPKTIASGKEVLTIEKLSIGYDKVLSKDIHLKVTRGQKIAIIGPNGIGKSTLLKTISENIRPYDGSFELGHNVSLAFFAQDQLDVLDEKLTILENVMRSSAHVSERRARSLLGSFLFRRDDVFKPVKVLSGGEKSRVGLACLLLQEANFLLLDEPTNHLDMSSAEILAQAIDDYEGTVLFVSHDRNFIDSICTHVFAMTNDGRFALFEGKLEDYERLAPLSGFPDILSPDKSLEVAKISDEYTKPIQANSSDNSREQQQEYKKEKLKLEKIKEKIDADILEISGKIKNISNEMESVDHNDYKRLTDLNKQHENLKSLLIKSEEEWIEIEERLSCLPK, encoded by the coding sequence ATGATTCGGATCGAGAACTTAACGAAAGGTTATGCTGCAAAAACCTTATTTCAAAACACAACCTATCATTTTCCAGAAGCGGAAAGAGTGGCGTTGGTTGGGCCCAATGGTGCTGGAAAATCAACATTATTAAATATTATTTGCGGAATTGATGAAGCGGACAGTGGACAAATATTAAAACCTGCAAAGGTAAATCTAGGTTATTTACCTCAGGAACCGAACGCACATCCAAAGGCAACACTTCTTGAAGAGTGTGTTAATGGTGCAATTAAATTGCGGGAGCTTAAAAAACAGCTCGATCATATTCTTGAACAAATGGAAGAAAATTATAGTGAAGAAGTTCATAAAAAATATGAGAAAATAGAAAATGATTTTCGTGAGGCGGGTGGATATGCACTCGAAGCTCGTGCGAAAGGTATTTTATTAGGTCTTGGCTTTCAGGATTTTCTTTTTAGTAAAAACCCAAAAGAACTTTCGGGTGGTTGGAGAATGCGTCTTGAGTTGGCCCGTGTTTTCTTAAATGATCCTGATTTTTTAGTACTTGACGAACCGACCAACCACCTCGATTTACCAAGTCTCATCTGGGTGGAGAAATTTTTACAGAGCTTTCAGGGAACGTTATTGTTTGTTTCCCACGATCGAGCACTGTTAAATCGTTTGTCCACTGTTACGTTGCATCTTAATAATGGTAAATTAACACCATATAAAGGTAATTTTGATTCTTTTTTAGAACAACGGGAACATCGACTTGAATTAGAAGCAGCTCAAGCTGATCGCTTGAAAAAAAGAATGGAAGAAGTTCAACGCTTTGTTGATCGATTTAAAGCAAAAGCTTCAAAAGCAAAGCAAGCCCAAAGCCGTGTGAAAATGCTCGCACGTATGAAAGAACTTGAGGGAACATTTGATTTAGATAATGCTGCGGATGAAATTTCTTTTTCATTACCTAAAACCATTGCAAGTGGTAAGGAAGTATTAACAATTGAAAAGCTTAGCATCGGCTATGATAAAGTACTTTCAAAAGATATTCATTTAAAAGTAACAAGAGGGCAGAAAATTGCAATAATAGGGCCAAATGGTATCGGAAAATCAACTTTATTAAAAACAATTTCTGAAAATATTCGACCATATGATGGTAGTTTTGAATTGGGACACAATGTTTCTTTAGCGTTTTTTGCCCAAGATCAGTTAGATGTTCTTGATGAAAAATTAACAATTTTAGAAAATGTTATGAGAAGCTCTGCCCATGTCTCAGAAAGACGTGCCCGCAGTCTTTTGGGAAGTTTTTTGTTCAGGCGTGATGATGTGTTCAAACCTGTAAAAGTTTTATCGGGTGGTGAAAAAAGTCGAGTGGGACTAGCATGTCTTTTACTGCAGGAAGCAAACTTTTTATTATTAGATGAACCTACAAACCACTTAGATATGTCCAGTGCAGAAATTTTAGCGCAGGCAATTGATGATTATGAAGGAACTGTGCTTTTCGTTAGTCATGATAGAAATTTTATCGACTCGATATGCACACATGTTTTTGCTATGACCAATGATGGGCGTTTTGCCTTATTCGAAGGAAAACTTGAAGATTATGAAAGATTAGCTCCTTTGTCAGGTTTTCCTGATATTTTGAGTCCTGATAAAAGCTTAGAAGTTGCAAAAATTTCTGATGAATATACAAAACCTATTCAAGCAAACTCTTCGGATAATTCAAGAGAACAGCAGCAAGAATACAAAAAAGAAAAATTAAAGCTTGAAAAGATAAAGGAAAAAATTGATGCAGATATTCTTGAAATAAGCGGAAAGATTAAGAATATTTCAAACGAAATGGAAAGCGTAGATCATAATGATTATAAACGTCTTACAGACTTAAATAAACAGCATGAAAATCTTAAATCTTTATTAATTAAATCTGAAGAAGAGTGGATTGAGATTGAAGAAAGATTGAGTTGTTTACCAAAATAG